In Natronococcus sp. AD-5, the genomic window CGACCGAACCGTACCGTAATCAGGACAGCGAGAGCCCGCGAATCTCGACGGCCTCGCCCTCCTCGACGCGGCCGATGACCTGACCGTCCGTCTCGGCGATCAGCGACTCGGACTGCGCCTCGGGTAGCGCGACGACGAAGCCCGTTCCCATGTTGAACGTCCGGTGCATCTCCTCGTCGGTGACGTTTCCTTCCTCCTGGACGAACTCGAAGATCGGCTGGGCCGGCAGCGGGTCGTCGACGACGTACCGTCGGTCGCCCATCCGCGCGAGGTTCGTCCACCCGCCGCCGGTGACGTGCGCCGCCGCGTGCACGCCGTGTGCGCGCATCGGCTCGAGCAGGTCGGTGTAAATCCGAGTCGGCCGCAGCAGTTCCTCGCCGATCGTCACGTCGGGGTTCGGCGGGAAGGGATCGGTGTAGTCGTGGTCCCGCGTCGCCGCCTCGCGAGCGAGCGTGAGACCGTTCGAGTGGATCCCGTTCGAGGGGAAGCCGACGAGCGCGTCGCCGACCCGGGTCTCGCCCTCGAAGATCTCGTCTTTCCCCGCGAGTCCGGCGCAGGTGCCCGCGAGATCGAAGCCGGAGACGACCTCGGGCATGACCGCCGTCTCGCCGCCGAGCAGCGTGAGGTCGGCTTCATCGAGGCCGACGGCCAGCCCCTCGCCGATCTCGTTCGTGAGGTCGTCGTCGGGCTCGTCGATCGCGAGGTAGTCGACGAAGGCGACGGGTTCGACCCCCGCCGCGACGAGGTCGTTGACGTTCATCGCGATGCAGTCGACGCCGATCGTCGAGAAGTCCTCGATCGCCTCGGCGACCAGCAGCTTGGTGCCGACGCCGTCGGTCGCGAGCGCGAGGTAGCGGTCCCCGATGTCGACGAGGCCGGCGTACTCGGTCGTGAGGTCGCTCCCGAAGGCCTCGAGCAACGCCGCCGTCGCGTCCTCGCTGGCCTCGATGTCGACGCCGGTATCGGCGTAGGTGAGTCGCTCGCCGTCGGTGCCGTCGTCCGCGT contains:
- the purM gene encoding phosphoribosylformylglycinamidine cyclo-ligase, which codes for MTDHADDGTDGERLTYADTGVDIEASEDATAALLEAFGSDLTTEYAGLVDIGDRYLALATDGVGTKLLVAEAIEDFSTIGVDCIAMNVNDLVAAGVEPVAFVDYLAIDEPDDDLTNEIGEGLAVGLDEADLTLLGGETAVMPEVVSGFDLAGTCAGLAGKDEIFEGETRVGDALVGFPSNGIHSNGLTLAREAATRDHDYTDPFPPNPDVTIGEELLRPTRIYTDLLEPMRAHGVHAAAHVTGGGWTNLARMGDRRYVVDDPLPAQPIFEFVQEEGNVTDEEMHRTFNMGTGFVVALPEAQSESLIAETDGQVIGRVEEGEAVEIRGLSLS